From one Dermatophagoides farinae isolate YC_2012a chromosome 5, ASM2471394v1, whole genome shotgun sequence genomic stretch:
- the LOC124500126 gene encoding uncharacterized protein LOC124500126, with protein sequence MMKMITKFPITITILIIIFIDNYGNAIDFELWILNSTFKTTTTTTTTIATSINNKMAKDMDDCYRKNLRLFKRCDLDFENHLEDYDNIFNDDMMIVVDNDNLSNDQMQKICCQLIVPYQKCYNNIAIRKNCKHKSIIDIQKHLDEYLLRKYPFINCVNYDNNSHNNHCFNKILFWSLVAVCTIIGIIVTGIVFGYYLWNFIL encoded by the exons atgatgaaaatgataacgaAATTTCCTATTACAATAAccattttaatcatcatcttcattgacAATTATGGTAATgctattgattttgaattatgGATATTGAATTCGACatttaaaacaacaacaacaacaacgacaacaattgCAACTagtatcaataataaaatggccAAAGATATGGATGATTgttatagaaaaaatttacgaCTTTTTAAACGTTGTGATTtagattttgaaaatcatttagaagattatgataatatattcaatgatgatatgatgattgttgttgacaatgacaatttaTCCAATGATCAAATGCAG AAAATTTGTTGCCAATTGATTGTACCATACCAAAAatgttataataatattgccATACGTAAAAATTGTAAacataaatcaattattgatatACAAAAACATTTGGACGAATATTTATTACGAAAATATCCATTCATAAATTGTGTGAATTATGACAATAATtcacataataatcattgttttaataaaattttattctggTCATTAg tTGCTGTTTGCACAATAATCGGCATTATTGTCACTGGTATTGTATTCGGTTATTATCtatggaattttattttgtaa
- the LOC124500123 gene encoding ABC transporter G family member 20: protein MATTDGRIFSEKTTNISSGNTNGDTSMIPMKTFGISVNTESDNSSNVNNGIGNVNKKKTNRPYRLSNFNYNNNNKNTNEDSMMIELIEVNIINGNRTLFESLNFRIDNGQIFGIIGSKKTGKTAFLETIATIRSPRTGKVTYYGQTYDQPVRIGFMPQNNGFFTQLTIAENLNLMARLHGLPIEVANIRYESLIDLIGISEAKQPLQQLDQSQQSLIALAMASIHSPSVLVLDEPDFGSDLIQKEQIWHQLKLSCKQEHITVIFSTTQVEDCRYADHAAIVDHRQLYPCRLYQINISDPIASSSRISMDKKSPEMKKKFSAIAMDANHKINEFARHCLSARINSEIVLAETMDQLKKSTDLEPCEPNRYRQVSASTKFMTIFQLLIQLFILKRLSLSLFQLILPTLLAIFCVQLLGQNPHDLRVAVYNPDSPPIVSKHVLNVLDSNTINLIYEDNLDDAIQMVRNGQAWAALEFPANYTNSIFNQALEHCDDLSGDDDEINEILTSVNGSTSTTTVLPESEPETKINMVTILMYVDNTNILIAGFVKAKVLQALERAHHDAKENQVETRMTQPLSVVRPNIYGNDDTPMTDFILPGVIMLAMQFAITILSIYELNELIRSQMFRSSLAMARISRCSLLIIWFLIKFAMLIGQTILFMIILISIMEIRFETSGMTLFITLSIMQSVLILMATIILMLCTSLTTTIVIHWINFIIAITLAGLIFPLECLPPIIHTIMLYSYPWTSIAESMRSAMSRGWSFDHYFEHTQVAEFVWLSINLSAIWILSLLLLFIIILNKNRYN, encoded by the exons ATGGCAACAACTGATGGTAGAATTTTTTCCGAAAAAACCACAAATATTAGTAGTGGTAATACCAATGGTGATACCAGTATGATaccaatgaaaacatttggtATATCCGTTAATACCGAATCGGATAATTCATCCAATGTTAATAATGGTATTGGAAATgtaaataagaaaaaaactaatcgTCCATATCGATTATCgaattttaattataataataataataaaaatacaaatgaagatagtatgatgattgaattgattgaagttaatattatcaatggaaatcgtacattatttgaatcattaaattttcgTATCGATAATGGACAAATATTTGGAATAATTGGTTCGAAAAAAACTGGTAAAACAGCATTTTTGGAAACAATAGCAACCATACGATCACCACGTACAGGAAAAGTTACCTATTATGGACAAACATATGATCAACCAGTTCGTATTGGTTTTATGCCACAAAACAATGGATTCTTTACACAGCTTACAATTGCtgaaaatctaaatttaATGGCACGATTACATGGTTTACCAATAGAAGTGGCAAATATTCGTTATGAAAgtttaattgatttgattggaatTAGTGAAGCTAAACAACCATTACAACAATTAGATCAatcacaacaatcattgattgcaTTGGCAATGGCATCGATTCATTCACCAAGTGTATTAGTATTGGATGAACCAGATTTTGGTTCAGATCTCATACAAAAAGAACAAATTTGGcatcaattaaaattatcatgtAAACAGGAACATATTACTGTCATATTCTCTACAACACAGGTTGAAGATTGCCGTTATGCTGATCATGCAGCCATCGTTGATCATAGACAATTATATCCATGTCGTTtatatcaaatcaatataaGTGATCCGATTGCTAGTTCAAGTAGAATttcaatggataaaaaaagtccggaaatgaagaaaaaattctcagCAATCGCTATGGATGCAAATcataaaattaatgaatttgcTCGCCATTGTTTATCGGCAAGAATTAATAGCGAAATTGTTCTAGCTGAAACAATggatcaattaaaaaaatcgacTGATTTAGAACCATGTGAACCGAATCGTTATCGACAAGTTTCAGCAAGCACTAAATTTATGACCATATTTCAGCtattaattcaattgttcattctaaaacgattatcattatcattatttcaattaataCTACCAACATTATTGGCTATATTTTGTGTACAATTATTGGGCCAAAATCCACATGATTTACGTGTTGCTGTTTATAATCCTGATTCACCACCAATTGTCAGTAAACATGTATTGAATGTATTGGATAGTAATACAATAAATCTAATATATGAGGATAATTTGGATGATGCCATTCAAATGGTACGCAATGGACAGGCATGGGCTGCATTAGAATTTCCAGCCAATTATACGAATTCTATATTCAATCAAGCATTAGAG CATTGTGATGATTTAtccggtgatgatgatgaaataaatgaaattctaaCGTCAGTAAATGGATCAACATCAACGACAACTGTATTGCCTGAATCAgaaccagaaacaaaaattaatatgGTCACTATATTAATGTATGTGGATAATACAAACATATTGATAGCCGGTTTTGTTAAAGCAAAAGTTTTACAAGCACTTGAACGTGCACATCATGAtgcaaaagaaaatcaagTTGAAACACGAATGACACAACCATTATCGGTGGTCAGACCAAATATttatggcaatgatgatacaCCGATGactgattttattttacctGGCGTTATCATGCTGGCCATGCAATTCGCCATAACAATATTATCGatttatgaattgaatgaattgattcgatCACAAATGTTTCGTTCATCATTAGCAATGGCAAGAATATCCAGatgttcattattgattatttggtttttgataaaatttgcAATGTTAATTGGccaaacaattttatttatgattatattaATATCCATTATGGAAATCCGTTTTGAAACATCTGGTATGACGCTATTCATAACATTATCCATTATGCAATcagttttgattttaatggcTACGATTATACTTATGTTGTGTACATCATTGACAACAACCATAGTAATTCATTGgattaattttatcatcgCTATCACATTGGCTGGACTAATATTTCCACTTGAATGTTTACCACCAATTATTCATACAATAATGTTATATTCATATCCATGGACATCTATTGCTGAATCGATGCGTTCAGCAATGTCACGTGGTTGgtcatttgatcattattttgaacaTACACAAGTAGCCGAATTTGTATGgctttcaatcaatttatcggCTATAtggatattatcattattattattattcataatcattttgaacaaaaatcgatataattaa
- the mRRF2 gene encoding mitochondrial ribosome recycling factor 2 isoform X2, with protein sequence MQIGEVHHGDTVMDYMDQERERGITITMAAATIQWLKHHINIIDTPGHVDFTFEVERSLSVLDGAVVVLDSAAGVQAQTIKIWRQVQRFHIPGLFYANKMDKSNASLDRCLQSLKQKLHIEPLLLQLPVQKQGILTGIIDLINGNYLQWPLDHYDRLDLDHNSAQIQRHCLLSNELSTKCLTLDEHQKYRDEMYRERECLISKLSDFDETLADHVLSLDQIHRINPIELMKSIRKSCLKRQLFPLLIGSSYRNIGIQPLLDAICDYLPEPMETRTNQILHEHYTRNHTKPTSTTNLCALAFKIHYHQRLGLLTYLRIYSGSLTPGMNVYNLNRQSMEKITKIYRPFADHFREITATTVTSNHYHQNPKTIRESISNNMITIGDIIAVSGLSNTITGDTLIHTMHENDHDINNEIPMLAGIEIPEPVYYCSLECPSVSKFKQLELALDHLQREDPSLHVNHDQNTQQLIIKGMGELHIEIIKDRIKREYGIQVETGPLQVSYRETITKNHRETMEQTKIIGGHSNQMKISCEVRSKLSSLDNKHNVLLLSENIDQNENDLNHMENIKRKAETIVKIVNSKDHNLSSQIRPWQLKAIYSGVSKAMEYGPLFSFPVVDVQILLHEFEINSSSPLLSPFITNVTSHCILEALRQSKPILMEPIMLVEIITPEQFIGPIISDLTIRRSRLMAADNNQQQQQQSSETEQIEERHILAQVPLAELFNYSTTLRTITSGMATFDLRLHSYRPLDSEQTDNVIKLISGIE encoded by the exons ATGCAg ATTGGTGAAGTACATCATGGTGATACAGTCATGGATTATATGGATCAGGAACGTGAACGTGGTATAACCATAACAATGGCTGCAGCAACAATTCAATGGTTAAAACATCATATCAATATTATCGATACACCTGGTCATGTTGATTTTACATTCGAAGTTGAACGATCATTATCCGTATTAGATGGTGCTGTAGTTGTTCTAGATTCAGCAGCCGGTGTACAAGCACAAACGATAAAAATATGGCGTCAAGTACAACGATTTCATATACCCGGTTTATTCTATGCaaataaaatggataaaTCAAATGCATCATTAGATCGATGTTTACAAagtttaaaacaaaaacttcaTATTGAACCATTATTACTTCAATTGCCTGTACAAAAACAAGGCATATTAACCGGtataattgatttaattaatGGAAATTATCTACAATGGCCATTAGATCATTATGATCGTTTAGACTTGGATCACAACTCCGCACAAATCCAAAGACATTGTCTTTTATCTAATGAGCTTTCAACGAAATGTTTAACTCTGGATGAACATCAAAAATATCGTGATGAAATGTATCGTGAACGTGAATGTCTGATATCAAAATTAagtgattttgatgaaacattAGCCGATCATGTACTTTCATTGGATCAAATTCATCGTATTAATCCTattgaattaatgaaatCTATACGTAAATCGTGCCTAAAACGACAACTATTTCCATTATTGATTGGTAGTTCTTATCGTAATATTGGTATACAGCCATTATTGGATGCAATCTGTGATTATCTACCTGAACCAATGGAAACACgtacaaatcaaattcttcatGAACATTATACAAGAAATCATACAAAACCAACATCCACAACGAATCTTTGTGCATTAgcatttaaaattcattatcatcaacgattAGGTCTATTAACCTATCTTCGTATATATTCTGGTTCATTAACACCCGGTATGAATGTTTATAATCTAAATCGacaatcaatggaaaaaattacaaaaatttaTCGTCCATTTGCTGATCATTTTCGTGAAATTACTGCCACCACTGTTActtcaaatcattatcatcaaaatccgAAAACAATTCGAGAATCAATATCAAATAATATGATCACTATTGGTGATATTATTGCCGTATCTGGTTTATCCAATACCATTACTGGTGATACATTGATACATACAATgcatgaaaatgatcatgatatcaataatgaaatacCAATGTTGGCCGGTATTGAAATACCTGAACcagtttattattgttcattaGAATGTCCAAGTGTTtcgaaattcaaacaattagAGCTAGCATTAGATCATTTACAACGTGAAGATCCATCATTACATGTtaatcatgatcaaaataCACAgcaattgatcatcaaaggAATGGGTGAATTACATATTGAG atCATAAAAGATCGTATAAAACGTGAATATGGTATACAGGTGGAAACTGGTCCATTACAAGTATCCTATAGagaaacaataacaaaaaatcatcgtGAAACaatggaacaaacaaaaataattggtGGCCATTCAAATCAGATGAAAATTAGCTGTGAAGTTCGATCGAAATTAAGTTCACTTGATAATAAACAcaatgtattattattatcagaaaatattgatcaaaatgaaaatgatttgaatcataTGGAAAATATAAAACGAAAAGCTGAAACCATAGTGAAAATTGTTAATTCAAAAGATCATAATCTTTCTAGTCAGATACGACCATGGCAATTGAAAGCAATTTATTCCGGTGTATCCAAAGCAATGGAATATGggccattattttcatttccagtTGTAGATGTACAGATTTTGTTGcatgaatttgaaatcaattcatcatcaccattattgtcACCATTCATTACAAATGTAACTAGTCATTGTATTCTTGAAGCATTACGACAATCAAAACCGATTCTAATGGAACCAATTATGCTTGTTGAAATCATAACACCAGAACAATTTATTGGTCCTATTATTTCCGATCTAACTATACGTCGTAGTCGATTAATGGCAGCTGATAATaaccaacagcaacaacaacaatcatcagaaACCGAACAGATTGAAGAAAGACATATATTAGCACAAGTACCACTAGCAGAATTATTTAActattcaacaacattacGTACAATAACATCCGGTATGGCTACATTTGATTTACGTTTACATTCATATCGACCATTGGATAGTGAACAAACGGACAATGTGATTAAATTAATAAGTGGTATTGAATGA
- the mRRF2 gene encoding mitochondrial ribosome recycling factor 2 isoform X3: protein MDYMDQERERGITITMAAATIQWLKHHINIIDTPGHVDFTFEVERSLSVLDGAVVVLDSAAGVQAQTIKIWRQVQRFHIPGLFYANKMDKSNASLDRCLQSLKQKLHIEPLLLQLPVQKQGILTGIIDLINGNYLQWPLDHYDRLDLDHNSAQIQRHCLLSNELSTKCLTLDEHQKYRDEMYRERECLISKLSDFDETLADHVLSLDQIHRINPIELMKSIRKSCLKRQLFPLLIGSSYRNIGIQPLLDAICDYLPEPMETRTNQILHEHYTRNHTKPTSTTNLCALAFKIHYHQRLGLLTYLRIYSGSLTPGMNVYNLNRQSMEKITKIYRPFADHFREITATTVTSNHYHQNPKTIRESISNNMITIGDIIAVSGLSNTITGDTLIHTMHENDHDINNEIPMLAGIEIPEPVYYCSLECPSVSKFKQLELALDHLQREDPSLHVNHDQNTQQLIIKGMGELHIEIIKDRIKREYGIQVETGPLQVSYRETITKNHRETMEQTKIIGGHSNQMKISCEVRSKLSSLDNKHNVLLLSENIDQNENDLNHMENIKRKAETIVKIVNSKDHNLSSQIRPWQLKAIYSGVSKAMEYGPLFSFPVVDVQILLHEFEINSSSPLLSPFITNVTSHCILEALRQSKPILMEPIMLVEIITPEQFIGPIISDLTIRRSRLMAADNNQQQQQQSSETEQIEERHILAQVPLAELFNYSTTLRTITSGMATFDLRLHSYRPLDSEQTDNVIKLISGIE, encoded by the exons ATGGATTATATGGATCAGGAACGTGAACGTGGTATAACCATAACAATGGCTGCAGCAACAATTCAATGGTTAAAACATCATATCAATATTATCGATACACCTGGTCATGTTGATTTTACATTCGAAGTTGAACGATCATTATCCGTATTAGATGGTGCTGTAGTTGTTCTAGATTCAGCAGCCGGTGTACAAGCACAAACGATAAAAATATGGCGTCAAGTACAACGATTTCATATACCCGGTTTATTCTATGCaaataaaatggataaaTCAAATGCATCATTAGATCGATGTTTACAAagtttaaaacaaaaacttcaTATTGAACCATTATTACTTCAATTGCCTGTACAAAAACAAGGCATATTAACCGGtataattgatttaattaatGGAAATTATCTACAATGGCCATTAGATCATTATGATCGTTTAGACTTGGATCACAACTCCGCACAAATCCAAAGACATTGTCTTTTATCTAATGAGCTTTCAACGAAATGTTTAACTCTGGATGAACATCAAAAATATCGTGATGAAATGTATCGTGAACGTGAATGTCTGATATCAAAATTAagtgattttgatgaaacattAGCCGATCATGTACTTTCATTGGATCAAATTCATCGTATTAATCCTattgaattaatgaaatCTATACGTAAATCGTGCCTAAAACGACAACTATTTCCATTATTGATTGGTAGTTCTTATCGTAATATTGGTATACAGCCATTATTGGATGCAATCTGTGATTATCTACCTGAACCAATGGAAACACgtacaaatcaaattcttcatGAACATTATACAAGAAATCATACAAAACCAACATCCACAACGAATCTTTGTGCATTAgcatttaaaattcattatcatcaacgattAGGTCTATTAACCTATCTTCGTATATATTCTGGTTCATTAACACCCGGTATGAATGTTTATAATCTAAATCGacaatcaatggaaaaaattacaaaaatttaTCGTCCATTTGCTGATCATTTTCGTGAAATTACTGCCACCACTGTTActtcaaatcattatcatcaaaatccgAAAACAATTCGAGAATCAATATCAAATAATATGATCACTATTGGTGATATTATTGCCGTATCTGGTTTATCCAATACCATTACTGGTGATACATTGATACATACAATgcatgaaaatgatcatgatatcaataatgaaatacCAATGTTGGCCGGTATTGAAATACCTGAACcagtttattattgttcattaGAATGTCCAAGTGTTtcgaaattcaaacaattagAGCTAGCATTAGATCATTTACAACGTGAAGATCCATCATTACATGTtaatcatgatcaaaataCACAgcaattgatcatcaaaggAATGGGTGAATTACATATTGAG atCATAAAAGATCGTATAAAACGTGAATATGGTATACAGGTGGAAACTGGTCCATTACAAGTATCCTATAGagaaacaataacaaaaaatcatcgtGAAACaatggaacaaacaaaaataattggtGGCCATTCAAATCAGATGAAAATTAGCTGTGAAGTTCGATCGAAATTAAGTTCACTTGATAATAAACAcaatgtattattattatcagaaaatattgatcaaaatgaaaatgatttgaatcataTGGAAAATATAAAACGAAAAGCTGAAACCATAGTGAAAATTGTTAATTCAAAAGATCATAATCTTTCTAGTCAGATACGACCATGGCAATTGAAAGCAATTTATTCCGGTGTATCCAAAGCAATGGAATATGggccattattttcatttccagtTGTAGATGTACAGATTTTGTTGcatgaatttgaaatcaattcatcatcaccattattgtcACCATTCATTACAAATGTAACTAGTCATTGTATTCTTGAAGCATTACGACAATCAAAACCGATTCTAATGGAACCAATTATGCTTGTTGAAATCATAACACCAGAACAATTTATTGGTCCTATTATTTCCGATCTAACTATACGTCGTAGTCGATTAATGGCAGCTGATAATaaccaacagcaacaacaacaatcatcagaaACCGAACAGATTGAAGAAAGACATATATTAGCACAAGTACCACTAGCAGAATTATTTAActattcaacaacattacGTACAATAACATCCGGTATGGCTACATTTGATTTACGTTTACATTCATATCGACCATTGGATAGTGAACAAACGGACAATGTGATTAAATTAATAAGTGGTATTGAATGA
- the mRRF2 gene encoding mitochondrial ribosome recycling factor 2 isoform X1, with translation MLPSIFVIKKSSSLIFDPRWKMVIRHLSSETTKRIRNIGLVAHIDAGKTTTTERMLYYSGSSSQIGEVHHGDTVMDYMDQERERGITITMAAATIQWLKHHINIIDTPGHVDFTFEVERSLSVLDGAVVVLDSAAGVQAQTIKIWRQVQRFHIPGLFYANKMDKSNASLDRCLQSLKQKLHIEPLLLQLPVQKQGILTGIIDLINGNYLQWPLDHYDRLDLDHNSAQIQRHCLLSNELSTKCLTLDEHQKYRDEMYRERECLISKLSDFDETLADHVLSLDQIHRINPIELMKSIRKSCLKRQLFPLLIGSSYRNIGIQPLLDAICDYLPEPMETRTNQILHEHYTRNHTKPTSTTNLCALAFKIHYHQRLGLLTYLRIYSGSLTPGMNVYNLNRQSMEKITKIYRPFADHFREITATTVTSNHYHQNPKTIRESISNNMITIGDIIAVSGLSNTITGDTLIHTMHENDHDINNEIPMLAGIEIPEPVYYCSLECPSVSKFKQLELALDHLQREDPSLHVNHDQNTQQLIIKGMGELHIEIIKDRIKREYGIQVETGPLQVSYRETITKNHRETMEQTKIIGGHSNQMKISCEVRSKLSSLDNKHNVLLLSENIDQNENDLNHMENIKRKAETIVKIVNSKDHNLSSQIRPWQLKAIYSGVSKAMEYGPLFSFPVVDVQILLHEFEINSSSPLLSPFITNVTSHCILEALRQSKPILMEPIMLVEIITPEQFIGPIISDLTIRRSRLMAADNNQQQQQQSSETEQIEERHILAQVPLAELFNYSTTLRTITSGMATFDLRLHSYRPLDSEQTDNVIKLISGIE, from the exons ATGTTGCCATCGATTtttgtgataaaaaaatcatcatcattgatatttgATCCACGATGGAAAATGGTCATTCGCCATTTATCATCCGAAACGACTAAACGAATTCGAAATATTGGTCTTGTGGCACATATTGATGCAggtaaaacaacaacaaccgaacGAATGCTTTATTATTCCGGTTCAAGTTCACAGATTGGTGAAGTACATCATGGTGATACAGTCATGGATTATATGGATCAGGAACGTGAACGTGGTATAACCATAACAATGGCTGCAGCAACAATTCAATGGTTAAAACATCATATCAATATTATCGATACACCTGGTCATGTTGATTTTACATTCGAAGTTGAACGATCATTATCCGTATTAGATGGTGCTGTAGTTGTTCTAGATTCAGCAGCCGGTGTACAAGCACAAACGATAAAAATATGGCGTCAAGTACAACGATTTCATATACCCGGTTTATTCTATGCaaataaaatggataaaTCAAATGCATCATTAGATCGATGTTTACAAagtttaaaacaaaaacttcaTATTGAACCATTATTACTTCAATTGCCTGTACAAAAACAAGGCATATTAACCGGtataattgatttaattaatGGAAATTATCTACAATGGCCATTAGATCATTATGATCGTTTAGACTTGGATCACAACTCCGCACAAATCCAAAGACATTGTCTTTTATCTAATGAGCTTTCAACGAAATGTTTAACTCTGGATGAACATCAAAAATATCGTGATGAAATGTATCGTGAACGTGAATGTCTGATATCAAAATTAagtgattttgatgaaacattAGCCGATCATGTACTTTCATTGGATCAAATTCATCGTATTAATCCTattgaattaatgaaatCTATACGTAAATCGTGCCTAAAACGACAACTATTTCCATTATTGATTGGTAGTTCTTATCGTAATATTGGTATACAGCCATTATTGGATGCAATCTGTGATTATCTACCTGAACCAATGGAAACACgtacaaatcaaattcttcatGAACATTATACAAGAAATCATACAAAACCAACATCCACAACGAATCTTTGTGCATTAgcatttaaaattcattatcatcaacgattAGGTCTATTAACCTATCTTCGTATATATTCTGGTTCATTAACACCCGGTATGAATGTTTATAATCTAAATCGacaatcaatggaaaaaattacaaaaatttaTCGTCCATTTGCTGATCATTTTCGTGAAATTACTGCCACCACTGTTActtcaaatcattatcatcaaaatccgAAAACAATTCGAGAATCAATATCAAATAATATGATCACTATTGGTGATATTATTGCCGTATCTGGTTTATCCAATACCATTACTGGTGATACATTGATACATACAATgcatgaaaatgatcatgatatcaataatgaaatacCAATGTTGGCCGGTATTGAAATACCTGAACcagtttattattgttcattaGAATGTCCAAGTGTTtcgaaattcaaacaattagAGCTAGCATTAGATCATTTACAACGTGAAGATCCATCATTACATGTtaatcatgatcaaaataCACAgcaattgatcatcaaaggAATGGGTGAATTACATATTGAG atCATAAAAGATCGTATAAAACGTGAATATGGTATACAGGTGGAAACTGGTCCATTACAAGTATCCTATAGagaaacaataacaaaaaatcatcgtGAAACaatggaacaaacaaaaataattggtGGCCATTCAAATCAGATGAAAATTAGCTGTGAAGTTCGATCGAAATTAAGTTCACTTGATAATAAACAcaatgtattattattatcagaaaatattgatcaaaatgaaaatgatttgaatcataTGGAAAATATAAAACGAAAAGCTGAAACCATAGTGAAAATTGTTAATTCAAAAGATCATAATCTTTCTAGTCAGATACGACCATGGCAATTGAAAGCAATTTATTCCGGTGTATCCAAAGCAATGGAATATGggccattattttcatttccagtTGTAGATGTACAGATTTTGTTGcatgaatttgaaatcaattcatcatcaccattattgtcACCATTCATTACAAATGTAACTAGTCATTGTATTCTTGAAGCATTACGACAATCAAAACCGATTCTAATGGAACCAATTATGCTTGTTGAAATCATAACACCAGAACAATTTATTGGTCCTATTATTTCCGATCTAACTATACGTCGTAGTCGATTAATGGCAGCTGATAATaaccaacagcaacaacaacaatcatcagaaACCGAACAGATTGAAGAAAGACATATATTAGCACAAGTACCACTAGCAGAATTATTTAActattcaacaacattacGTACAATAACATCCGGTATGGCTACATTTGATTTACGTTTACATTCATATCGACCATTGGATAGTGAACAAACGGACAATGTGATTAAATTAATAAGTGGTATTGAATGA